Proteins from a single region of Amycolatopsis sp. CA-230715:
- a CDS encoding NAD(P)H-dependent oxidoreductase, whose translation MKVLWIFAHPEQRSLSGALRAEGLRTLREHGHEHELSDLYAMGWNPVVDAGDFAHDPADRLIVGSRSRQAFDRGELSDDIRAEQEKLDWADAVILQFPLWWAGMPAILKGWFDRVFVKGLAYGVQDRETGNTLRYGEGKLAGKRAMIIVTLGAPASTIGPRGVNGELDGLLFPIQHGTLWYAGMSVLPPLAVVGADRFSARQYDEAVEALRKRLVALPWEEPIPFRYQNGGDYDEHLVLRPEIEPGQTGLDVHRLAG comes from the coding sequence ATGAAGGTGCTGTGGATATTCGCCCATCCCGAACAGCGGTCCCTGAGCGGCGCGCTCCGCGCCGAAGGGCTCCGCACGCTGCGGGAGCACGGGCACGAACACGAACTGTCCGATCTGTACGCCATGGGCTGGAACCCGGTCGTCGACGCGGGCGACTTCGCCCACGACCCGGCCGACCGGCTCATCGTCGGCTCTCGGTCCCGCCAGGCGTTCGACCGAGGCGAGCTGAGCGACGACATCCGCGCCGAACAGGAGAAGCTCGACTGGGCCGACGCCGTGATCCTGCAGTTCCCGCTGTGGTGGGCGGGAATGCCCGCGATCCTCAAGGGCTGGTTCGACCGCGTCTTCGTGAAGGGCCTGGCCTACGGAGTGCAGGACCGCGAGACCGGGAACACGTTGCGCTACGGCGAAGGCAAGCTCGCCGGCAAGCGCGCCATGATCATCGTGACGCTCGGCGCGCCCGCTTCGACGATCGGCCCGCGCGGGGTGAACGGCGAACTCGACGGGCTGCTGTTCCCGATCCAGCACGGAACCCTGTGGTACGCCGGAATGTCCGTGCTCCCGCCGCTCGCCGTCGTCGGCGCGGACCGGTTTTCCGCGCGGCAGTACGACGAAGCCGTCGAAGCGCTGCGGAAGCGGCTCGTCGCGCTGCCGTGGGAGGAGCCGATCCCGTTCCGGTACCAGAACGGGGGCGACTACGACGAACACCTCGTGCTGCGCCCGGAAATCGAGCCGGGACAGACCGGTCTCGACGTCCACCGGCTGGCCGGATGA
- a CDS encoding GlxA family transcriptional regulator translates to MTVFVHPGRHRVAVLARDGLLPIELGIVHRLFGQAADSAGELLYEVVTCGLAPGFVSTDADFTITIEHGPEALGEADTVVVPASQADYAATGGDLDPELADAFARIKPGTRIASICTGSFVLAAAGLLDGLRATTHWKSSCLFQELYPRVAVDPDVLYTDEGRVLTSAGVASGIDLCLHMIRCDHGSAVANDVARGTVVSPHREGGQAQFIQRPVPQPEVASTSAARAWALDHLDRPLTLRELADRESMSTRTFTRRFREEVGMSPVQWLTLQRIERARRLLEDTGLPIDKVAEDAGFGTAASLRQHFQASLGVSPSAYRSTFRYRAAEASSV, encoded by the coding sequence ATGACTGTTTTCGTGCATCCCGGGCGGCACCGGGTCGCGGTCCTCGCCCGCGACGGCCTGCTGCCGATCGAGCTTGGCATCGTGCACCGCCTGTTCGGGCAGGCGGCCGATTCCGCCGGCGAACTCCTGTACGAGGTCGTGACGTGCGGGCTCGCGCCGGGTTTCGTTTCGACGGACGCCGATTTCACGATCACCATCGAGCACGGTCCCGAAGCGCTCGGGGAGGCGGACACCGTGGTCGTCCCGGCGTCGCAAGCGGACTACGCGGCGACCGGCGGCGACCTCGATCCCGAACTCGCGGACGCCTTCGCGCGGATCAAGCCGGGCACCAGGATCGCCTCGATCTGCACGGGCTCGTTCGTGCTCGCCGCGGCGGGCCTGCTCGACGGCCTGCGCGCGACCACGCACTGGAAGTCGTCGTGCCTCTTCCAGGAGTTGTACCCGCGCGTCGCGGTCGACCCCGACGTGCTCTACACCGACGAGGGCCGCGTGCTGACGTCGGCGGGTGTCGCTTCGGGGATCGACCTGTGCCTGCACATGATCCGGTGCGATCACGGTTCCGCGGTGGCCAACGACGTCGCGCGCGGGACCGTGGTGTCGCCGCACCGCGAAGGCGGGCAGGCGCAGTTCATCCAGCGGCCGGTGCCGCAGCCGGAGGTGGCGTCCACCTCGGCGGCGCGCGCCTGGGCACTCGACCACCTCGACCGCCCGCTGACCCTGCGCGAGCTGGCGGATCGCGAGTCGATGAGCACCCGCACGTTCACGCGCCGGTTCCGCGAGGAGGTCGGCATGTCACCGGTGCAATGGCTTACCTTGCAACGGATCGAGCGCGCCCGGCGCCTGCTCGAGGACACCGGGCTGCCGATCGACAAGGTGGCCGAGGACGCCGGGTTCGGCACCGCCGCGTCGCTGCGGCAGCATTTCCAGGCATCGCTCGGGGTTTCGCCGAGTGCCTACCGCTCGACGTTCCGCTACCGCGCCGCGGAGGCCAGTTCGGTGTGA